Within Kutzneria chonburiensis, the genomic segment GCTGCTGGGCGAGGTCAGCTTCGGCAGCGGGGCGCTGGCGGTGATCGGCGGCACGCTCGGCGTGATGATCGGCATGACCCTGTTCACCGGCACGATCGTCGGCCTCCAGGGCTACTCGGCGCTGAACCAGCTCGGCACCTCGGCGCTGACCGGCTTCATCTCGGCCTACTTCGACACGCGCGAGGTTGCCCCGCTGTCCGCCGGCCTGGCGTTGTCGGCCACCGTGGGCTGCGGCTTCACCGCCCAGCTCGGGGCGATGCGGATCTCCGAGGAGGTCGACGCCCTCGAAGTGATGGGCGTGCCCAGCCTGCCGTATCTGGTCACCACGCGTGTACTGGCCGGTGTTGCCGCTGTCATCCCGTTGTATGTCATTGGTCTGCTCTGCTCCTATCTGGCCTCCCGTGAGATCACCGTGCTGTTCTACGGCCAGTCCGCCGGCACCTACGACCATTACTTCGCGCTGTTCCTGCCACCGGAAGACGTGCTGTGGTCGTTCGGCAAGGTCATGGTGTTCAGCGTCGTGGTGATCCTCGTGCACTGCTACTACGGCTACACCGCGACCGGCGGCCCGGCCGGGGTCGGCGTGGCCGTCGGCCGCGCGGTGCGGGCCGCGCTGGTGTCGCAGACCGTCCTGGACTTCTTCCTCAGCCTGGCGATCTGGGGTTCGTCGACCACGGTGCGGATAGCCGGATGAACCGGTATCACGTGCTCGGCGCGGCCTTCCTGGTGGTCATCGTGGCCTTCCTGACCTTCACGGTCGCGGTCTACGAGAAGGCGTTCACACCGGCCGTGCACGTGACCCTCAAGACCGACTCGATCGGCAACCAGCTCACCCCGGGCGCGGACGTGAAGGTGCGGGGCGTGGTGGTGGGGGAGGTGCGGTCCGTCGGCACCGACGGCGGCGTCGCGTCGCTCGACCTTGCGCTGCAACCGGATCTGGTCGACCAGGTGCCGGCCAACGTGACGGCGCGGCTGCTGCCGAAAACGCTGTTCGGCGAACGCTATGTGGCGCTTCAGATTCCCGCTGCCCCGGCCGCGCCGATCGCCGCAGGCGCGGTGATCGGGCAGGACCGGAGCAGCTCGGCCATCGAGATCAGCAAGGTGCTGGACGACCTGATGCCGGTGTTGCAGGCCGTGCAGCCGCAGAAGCTGGCCGGCACGCTGACCGCGTTGTCGCAGGCCCTGGACGGCCGGGGCAAGCAGCTCGGGGAAGTCCTGACGCAGGCCGATTCGTACCTCCGGCAGCTCGCGCCGTCGCTGCCGGACCTCAACGCCGACCTGGCCGCGCTGTCGCAGGTCGCCGACACGTATTCGACGGCCGCGCCGGACTTCCTGACCGCCCTGTCCGAGCTGACCACGACCAGCCGCACCCTGGTCGACCAGCGCAACCAGCTCGACACGTTGTA encodes:
- a CDS encoding MlaE family ABC transporter permease, translated to MTTPAVQLENLGRQMAFYGRAIAWAPQTLRRYPREVLRLLGEVSFGSGALAVIGGTLGVMIGMTLFTGTIVGLQGYSALNQLGTSALTGFISAYFDTREVAPLSAGLALSATVGCGFTAQLGAMRISEEVDALEVMGVPSLPYLVTTRVLAGVAAVIPLYVIGLLCSYLASREITVLFYGQSAGTYDHYFALFLPPEDVLWSFGKVMVFSVVVILVHCYYGYTATGGPAGVGVAVGRAVRAALVSQTVLDFFLSLAIWGSSTTVRIAG
- a CDS encoding MCE family protein, with amino-acid sequence MNRYHVLGAAFLVVIVAFLTFTVAVYEKAFTPAVHVTLKTDSIGNQLTPGADVKVRGVVVGEVRSVGTDGGVASLDLALQPDLVDQVPANVTARLLPKTLFGERYVALQIPAAPAAPIAAGAVIGQDRSSSAIEISKVLDDLMPVLQAVQPQKLAGTLTALSQALDGRGKQLGEVLTQADSYLRQLAPSLPDLNADLAALSQVADTYSTAAPDFLTALSELTTTSRTLVDQRNQLDTLYSVVTTTAVDLNTFLRVNQSNVIGLAASAAPTLAVLAKYAPEYPCVLGQLADQVANADFTFGKGTDHPEMGKFTLSITASRGAYQPGVDTPKYLDTRGPQCYQKAGPGHLFPQYPPGGPIQDGSTHPGAGTTVQAAGSPAEQQLLNLLEAPQLGVMPKDAPGWSALLVGPLLRGSEVTLK